Proteins from a single region of Cryptosporangium minutisporangium:
- a CDS encoding response regulator transcription factor, which translates to MSVTIVLADDQPLIRAGLRVLLSETPDLELLGEAATGTEAVALAEQHRPDVVVMDLRMPEMDGVDATREITARVADTRVLVLTTFDDDEYVYAALQAGASGFLVKDMGLDEILAAIRVVAGGDALIAPSVTRRLIDTLAGRGSTGPGATGLGATGKGAVRAAGRGLGGRAGRTGGPAGPTARGPASDLITQREREVLTLVGRGLSNAEIAGELVISVATAKAHVARLLTKLDARDRIHLVILAYEFGLVSPQA; encoded by the coding sequence ATGAGCGTCACGATCGTCCTCGCTGACGACCAGCCGCTGATCCGCGCCGGGCTGCGTGTCCTGCTCTCCGAGACGCCGGACCTGGAGCTGCTCGGCGAGGCGGCCACCGGCACCGAAGCGGTGGCACTGGCCGAGCAGCACCGTCCGGACGTCGTCGTGATGGACCTGCGGATGCCGGAGATGGACGGCGTCGACGCGACCCGGGAGATCACCGCGCGGGTCGCCGACACCCGCGTCCTGGTGCTGACGACGTTCGACGACGACGAGTACGTCTACGCGGCGCTGCAAGCCGGCGCCAGCGGATTTCTCGTCAAGGACATGGGGCTGGACGAGATCCTGGCGGCGATCCGGGTGGTGGCCGGTGGCGACGCGCTGATCGCGCCGAGCGTCACCCGGCGCCTGATCGACACGCTGGCCGGTCGGGGGTCCACCGGACCGGGCGCCACCGGGCTGGGCGCCACCGGGAAGGGCGCCGTGAGGGCGGCCGGCCGGGGCCTTGGTGGCCGTGCGGGCCGCACCGGCGGCCCCGCGGGGCCGACCGCGCGCGGCCCGGCGTCCGACCTGATCACCCAGCGGGAGCGCGAGGTCCTGACGCTGGTGGGGCGCGGACTGTCGAACGCGGAGATCGCCGGCGAACTCGTCATCAGCGTGGCCACCGCCAAGGCGCACGTCGCGCGCCTGCTGACCAAGCTGGACGCCCGGGACCGGATCCACCTCGTGATCCTCGCCTACGAATTCGGCCTCGTCAGCCCACAGGCGTAG
- a CDS encoding TIGR04013 family B12-binding domain/radical SAM domain-containing protein gives MSVAVVLRYRKAVTYGHHALLGALEAEPPQTPFTVAFATSPEATAAEITAGLRTADRVLVLWSFYSPDAAALAVELATIRALVDDARVLHVAGGVHATAEPQQVLDAGWDVAAIGEGETTVIRLLDAVGTDAPLTGVRGLAVRDADGVAVRTGPAITRELDAFGSFSLRYSKFGPIELTRGCIYACRFCQTPFMFSARFRHRSVENVRWHVKAMVDAGMKDVRFTTPTSLSYGTQTEEPDLDAVEELLGTVRAELPPHGRVFFGSFPSEVRPEHVTPDAMRMLRKYVSNDNIIIGAQSGSDRMLAASRRGHGAEPVLDAVRIAAEAGFRPNVDFLFGMPGEDAADAEASLRLAEAVADLGGRVHAHTFMPLPGTPWRDAEPAFVAAETITTFDRLAARGALYGHWRRQAEHAERLAEAAKAYPRRAPRRRTTPTWRDAGGGEGI, from the coding sequence GTGAGCGTCGCTGTCGTGCTGCGGTACCGGAAGGCCGTGACCTACGGCCACCACGCGCTACTCGGCGCGCTGGAGGCCGAGCCACCGCAGACACCATTCACGGTCGCGTTCGCGACCTCTCCGGAGGCGACCGCGGCCGAGATCACGGCGGGTCTGCGGACGGCGGACCGCGTGTTGGTCCTCTGGTCCTTCTACTCCCCGGACGCCGCTGCGCTCGCCGTCGAGCTCGCCACGATCCGTGCGCTCGTGGACGACGCGCGGGTCCTGCACGTGGCGGGCGGTGTGCACGCGACCGCCGAACCGCAGCAGGTACTCGACGCGGGCTGGGACGTGGCCGCGATCGGCGAGGGCGAGACGACCGTGATCCGGCTGCTGGACGCCGTCGGCACGGACGCCCCGCTGACCGGCGTCCGCGGTCTGGCCGTGCGGGACGCCGACGGCGTCGCGGTGCGCACCGGGCCGGCGATCACCCGGGAGCTGGACGCGTTCGGCTCGTTCTCGCTGCGGTACTCCAAGTTCGGGCCGATCGAGCTGACCCGCGGATGCATCTACGCCTGCCGGTTCTGCCAGACGCCGTTCATGTTCTCGGCCCGGTTCCGGCACCGCAGCGTGGAGAACGTCCGGTGGCACGTGAAGGCCATGGTGGACGCCGGCATGAAGGACGTCCGGTTCACCACGCCGACGTCGCTCTCCTACGGCACCCAGACCGAGGAACCCGACCTGGACGCGGTCGAGGAGTTGCTCGGGACGGTCCGGGCCGAGTTGCCGCCGCACGGCCGGGTGTTCTTCGGCTCGTTCCCGTCCGAGGTGCGGCCCGAGCACGTGACGCCGGACGCGATGCGGATGCTCCGGAAGTACGTCTCGAACGACAACATCATCATCGGGGCGCAGTCCGGATCCGACCGGATGCTGGCGGCGTCGCGGCGCGGCCACGGCGCCGAGCCGGTGCTCGACGCGGTACGCATCGCGGCCGAGGCGGGATTCCGGCCGAACGTCGACTTCCTGTTCGGAATGCCTGGCGAGGACGCGGCCGATGCCGAGGCGTCGCTGCGGCTCGCCGAGGCGGTCGCCGACCTGGGCGGCCGGGTCCACGCGCACACGTTCATGCCGCTGCCCGGCACACCCTGGCGGGACGCCGAGCCGGCGTTCGTCGCGGCCGAGACGATCACGACGTTCGACCGGCTCGCCGCCCGGGGAGCGCTCTACGGGCACTGGCGACGCCAGGCCGAGCATGCGGAGCGGCTCGCTGAAGCCGCGAAGGCCTACCCCCGGCGCGCACCCCGCAGGCGCACCACGCCCACGTGGCGAGATGCAGGGGGCGGCGAGGGGATTTAG
- a CDS encoding acyltransferase domain-containing protein → MLALLAPGQGSQKPGFLTPWLTGWDGADRATALLRWYSTVAGLDLVHLGTEADADEIRDTAKTQPLLVAAGLMVGSFLPTTEATVVAGHSIGELTAAPLAGVLTPEAAVALAAVRGREMAAACALEPTGMSAVLGGVEADVLERLDALGLSPANRNGAGQIVAAGPLPALAKLADDPPARARVIALQVAGAFHTPYMGPAQEALASVAGGVATGDPARLLLSNADGTAVLTGAEALARIVRQVTAPVRWDRCQATLLDLGVTAAIELAPAGTLAGLAKRAMKGVQVVTVNTPDDLPAAAALIAEHAAVDGSEPAPTFQVAVAPAAGRFRPAALRAGDVVAPGAAVGEIETRQGPVSVTTRSGGVLAEWAAEADDPVATGQPLARLNPAARSEAAE, encoded by the coding sequence GTGCTCGCCCTACTCGCCCCCGGACAGGGCTCGCAGAAGCCAGGATTCCTCACCCCGTGGCTCACCGGTTGGGACGGCGCCGACCGGGCCACCGCTCTGCTCCGCTGGTACTCGACGGTCGCCGGTCTGGACCTCGTGCATCTGGGAACCGAGGCCGACGCCGACGAGATCCGGGACACCGCCAAGACCCAACCCCTCCTCGTGGCTGCCGGCCTGATGGTCGGTTCCTTCCTTCCGACTACCGAGGCGACCGTCGTCGCCGGCCACAGCATCGGTGAGCTGACCGCCGCGCCGCTCGCCGGTGTCCTCACCCCCGAAGCCGCGGTCGCGCTGGCCGCCGTCCGGGGCCGGGAGATGGCCGCCGCGTGCGCGCTCGAACCGACCGGCATGAGCGCCGTGCTCGGCGGCGTCGAGGCCGACGTCCTGGAGCGCCTGGACGCGCTCGGGCTCAGCCCGGCGAACCGCAACGGCGCCGGCCAGATCGTCGCGGCCGGTCCGCTGCCCGCGCTGGCCAAGCTGGCCGACGACCCGCCGGCCCGCGCCCGCGTGATCGCACTGCAGGTCGCCGGTGCGTTCCACACCCCGTACATGGGTCCGGCGCAAGAGGCGCTGGCGTCCGTCGCCGGCGGGGTAGCCACCGGCGATCCGGCCCGCCTGCTGCTCTCGAACGCCGACGGCACGGCCGTGCTCACCGGCGCCGAGGCGCTCGCCCGCATCGTCCGTCAGGTCACCGCGCCGGTCCGCTGGGACCGCTGCCAGGCCACGCTGCTCGACCTCGGCGTCACCGCCGCCATCGAGCTGGCGCCCGCCGGCACGCTCGCCGGGCTCGCCAAGCGCGCGATGAAGGGCGTCCAGGTCGTCACCGTCAACACGCCGGACGACCTGCCTGCCGCGGCGGCGCTGATCGCCGAGCACGCAGCGGTGGACGGCTCCGAACCCGCCCCGACGTTCCAGGTGGCGGTCGCACCAGCCGCTGGTCGGTTCCGGCCCGCCGCGCTCCGCGCCGGTGACGTCGTCGCGCCCGGCGCCGCGGTCGGCGAGATCGAGACCCGGCAGGGCCCGGTCAGCGTGACCACCCGCTCGGGCGGCGTGCTCGCCGAGTGGGCCGCCGAGGCCGACGACCCGGTCGCCACCGGTCAGCCGCTCGCTCGCCTCAACCCCGCCGCTCGCTCGGAGGCCGCAGAATGA
- a CDS encoding glycosyltransferase 87 family protein — protein sequence MSKLRVVFGAQVLAVVAFALLWNPLDFFIYRLGGQVVGDGTRLYLEQQAAHWFTYTPFAAVTFVPLSVVPLVLARLLWALASVAAFVWVCRTVLLLAGRRPTERVLLGAAAVGLVLEPVWHSLFLGQINLLLLALVVTDLRRAALGKSAGIGIGLAAAIKLTPGIFVVLLLAAGRIRAAMVAAVTFAAGTLVGWLVAPEASLVYWRDVFYDTTRVGVPYVSNQSPYGALVRILGSREDVGAWYVLIPLTLGAAGLAAGAVYARRGDWLAALAATGLTGLLVSPISWSHHWVWALPALVVLWRDGYRRAALAAGAVFVASPMWFTRLLDWPDEIEAVRVVVANTYLLLGLGLLAHLAVAVRRSASRPDDVGTLTEEQPVGEPPLDERSLDAAAPRA from the coding sequence ATGTCGAAACTGCGCGTGGTGTTCGGGGCACAGGTACTGGCGGTGGTGGCGTTCGCCCTGCTCTGGAATCCGCTGGACTTCTTCATCTACCGGCTCGGCGGCCAGGTCGTCGGCGACGGCACCCGGCTCTACCTCGAGCAGCAGGCCGCGCACTGGTTCACCTACACCCCGTTCGCGGCGGTGACGTTCGTGCCGCTGTCGGTCGTGCCGCTCGTTCTCGCCCGGCTGCTCTGGGCGCTGGCGTCGGTCGCGGCGTTCGTCTGGGTGTGTCGCACCGTGCTGCTGCTGGCCGGTCGCCGGCCGACCGAGCGGGTGCTGCTCGGGGCCGCGGCGGTGGGCCTGGTGCTCGAACCGGTCTGGCACTCGCTGTTCCTGGGCCAGATCAACCTGCTGTTGCTGGCGCTGGTCGTCACCGACCTGCGGCGGGCCGCGCTCGGCAAGTCCGCGGGGATCGGCATCGGCCTCGCCGCCGCGATCAAGCTGACGCCGGGCATCTTCGTGGTGCTGCTGCTGGCCGCCGGGCGGATCCGCGCGGCGATGGTCGCCGCGGTGACGTTCGCTGCCGGGACGCTCGTCGGGTGGCTGGTCGCGCCGGAGGCGTCGCTGGTGTACTGGCGGGACGTCTTCTACGACACGACCCGGGTCGGCGTCCCGTACGTCAGCAACCAGTCGCCGTACGGCGCGCTGGTGCGGATCCTGGGGAGCCGGGAGGACGTCGGCGCCTGGTACGTCCTGATCCCGCTGACGCTCGGCGCGGCCGGACTCGCGGCGGGCGCGGTGTACGCCCGGCGGGGTGACTGGCTCGCCGCCCTGGCGGCGACCGGGCTGACCGGGCTGCTCGTGTCGCCGATCTCGTGGAGTCACCACTGGGTGTGGGCGTTACCGGCGCTGGTGGTGCTCTGGCGGGACGGTTACCGCCGGGCCGCTCTCGCCGCGGGCGCGGTGTTCGTGGCGTCCCCGATGTGGTTCACGCGGCTGCTCGACTGGCCGGACGAGATCGAGGCCGTACGGGTGGTCGTCGCCAACACGTACTTGCTCCTCGGGCTCGGGCTGCTGGCTCACCTGGCCGTGGCGGTCCGCCGGTCCGCGTCGCGGCCGGACGACGTCGGCACGCTCACCGAGGAGCAGCCCGTCGGGGAGCCGCCGCTCGACGAGCGGTCCCTCGACGCGGCGGCGCCGCGGGCCTGA
- a CDS encoding PAS domain-containing protein, whose translation MREGSRKPAVAPTGVERTLGEDELIVSKTDPKGILTYVNDVFLRISAYPEDAVLGQPHNMIRHPDMPRCVFKLLWDTIKSGQEIFAYVVNLAGDGAHYWVFAHVTPSFGPAGQIVGYHSNRRSPDRQAMEVIRPLYGQLVAEERRHSRPADALTASTAMLHEHADAVGGYERFVWSLEAARVGAR comes from the coding sequence GTGCGGGAAGGTTCGAGGAAGCCGGCCGTCGCTCCGACCGGAGTGGAGCGGACGCTCGGCGAGGACGAGTTGATCGTCAGCAAAACGGACCCGAAGGGGATCCTGACCTACGTCAACGACGTGTTCCTCCGGATCTCGGCCTACCCGGAGGACGCGGTCCTCGGCCAGCCGCACAACATGATCCGCCATCCCGACATGCCGCGATGCGTCTTCAAGCTGCTGTGGGACACGATCAAGTCCGGGCAGGAGATCTTCGCCTACGTCGTCAACCTGGCCGGGGACGGCGCTCACTACTGGGTCTTCGCCCACGTCACGCCCTCGTTCGGGCCGGCCGGCCAGATCGTCGGGTACCACTCGAACCGGCGGAGCCCCGATCGGCAGGCGATGGAGGTCATCCGCCCGCTCTACGGCCAGCTGGTGGCCGAGGAGCGTCGGCACTCGCGGCCCGCCGACGCGCTCACCGCGTCGACCGCGATGCTGCACGAACACGCGGACGCCGTCGGCGGCTACGAACGGTTCGTCTGGTCGCTGGAGGCGGCGAGGGTGGGCGCCCGGTGA
- a CDS encoding methyl-accepting chemotaxis protein — translation MRSRGSADGLSELEVYRAVLRGIAATCEAGSKGDFEARVPRLPGEDRYPDVATTRHSLNHLLDMTDAFVREAGASLASATEGRFHRRFLERGMQGAFRTGARSINQARDTMQTSARRAEDVTGHRLELAAEFETAVLSVAEHVAAASTELGASAQTLATATRSAVDATDQATGTIRTMSEASAQIAQIVQIITKIAAQTRLLALNATIEAARAGEAGKGFGVVATEVKQLADETSRASERILEQVTDAGSRTDDAVGAIRSVTASVSEMDQMAAGIAEAVEGGGGVGGLSQMAETLSSEVTKFLGILRQQ, via the coding sequence GTGAGGTCGCGAGGGAGTGCCGACGGCCTGTCCGAGCTCGAGGTGTACCGGGCGGTGCTGCGGGGGATCGCGGCGACCTGCGAGGCCGGCAGTAAGGGCGACTTCGAGGCACGGGTGCCCCGGCTGCCGGGCGAGGACCGCTACCCGGACGTCGCCACGACCCGGCACAGCCTCAATCATCTGCTCGACATGACCGACGCGTTCGTCCGGGAAGCCGGAGCGTCGCTGGCATCGGCCACCGAGGGCAGGTTCCACCGGCGGTTCCTGGAGCGCGGCATGCAGGGCGCGTTCCGCACCGGCGCCCGGTCGATCAACCAGGCCCGGGACACCATGCAGACGAGCGCCCGCCGGGCCGAGGACGTGACGGGGCACCGGCTGGAGCTGGCCGCGGAGTTCGAGACCGCCGTGCTCTCGGTGGCCGAGCACGTCGCCGCCGCCTCCACCGAGCTGGGAGCGTCGGCGCAGACGCTCGCGACGGCGACCCGCAGCGCGGTGGACGCCACCGACCAGGCCACCGGCACGATCCGGACGATGAGTGAGGCCTCGGCGCAGATCGCGCAGATCGTCCAGATCATTACGAAGATCGCGGCGCAGACGCGGCTGCTCGCGCTGAACGCGACGATCGAGGCTGCCAGGGCCGGCGAGGCCGGTAAGGGCTTCGGCGTGGTGGCGACCGAGGTCAAGCAGCTCGCGGACGAGACGTCGCGCGCCAGCGAGCGGATCCTCGAGCAGGTCACCGACGCCGGATCGCGGACGGACGACGCGGTGGGGGCGATCCGCAGCGTCACGGCGTCGGTCTCGGAGATGGACCAGATGGCGGCCGGTATCGCCGAGGCCGTGGAGGGCGGCGGCGGGGTGGGTGGCCTGTCGCAGATGGCCGAGACGCTGAGCAGCGAGGTCACGAAGTTCCTGGGGATCCTGCGCCAGCAGTGA
- a CDS encoding sensor histidine kinase: MSVSVRRQRVASLVPVTVVVVLGLLLAAVEIGRLHQDVVLLVPVIVVLAWPIVGLRRRPLLALVLVLVPTAVLTPLLGAEIVGPVSVLAIGVAVGVLAATRSWRVSLPGAGLALALEFALAAAYYTAGAGDSLRSAEVLLLAMVCVWTVGNSVRQRRLRLEARRVEDTERAVAAERLRIARELHDMIAHSMGVIAIQAGVGRRVIESRPAEARNALDAIETTSRQTLAELRRTLTALRRSDPEGAPVGPAPGLADLDRLVSTAGDAGVEVAVERTGQVRELPGDLELSAYRIVQEAVTNVVRHAATDRCRVLLDYRDDELSIEVLDDGPGTGASGSGYGLVGMRERVTLLDGRFAAGPRPEGGFRVAAQLPTPVDA, encoded by the coding sequence ATGAGCGTTTCCGTGCGGCGTCAGCGGGTCGCGTCCCTGGTGCCGGTGACCGTCGTGGTCGTACTGGGGCTGCTCCTCGCTGCGGTCGAGATCGGGCGGCTCCACCAGGACGTCGTGCTCCTCGTCCCGGTCATCGTCGTGCTGGCCTGGCCGATCGTCGGGCTGCGCCGCCGTCCACTGCTCGCGCTGGTGCTGGTCCTGGTGCCCACCGCGGTGCTGACCCCGCTGCTCGGTGCGGAGATCGTCGGTCCGGTCAGCGTGCTGGCGATCGGCGTTGCGGTCGGCGTGCTCGCGGCCACCCGCTCCTGGCGGGTGTCGCTGCCCGGCGCGGGATTGGCGCTCGCGCTGGAGTTCGCCCTCGCCGCCGCGTACTACACGGCCGGCGCCGGCGACTCCCTGCGCAGCGCAGAGGTTCTCCTGCTGGCGATGGTCTGCGTCTGGACGGTCGGGAACTCGGTGCGGCAGCGGCGGCTGCGGCTGGAGGCCCGCCGGGTCGAGGACACCGAGCGCGCGGTCGCGGCCGAACGTCTGCGCATCGCCCGGGAGCTGCACGACATGATCGCCCACAGCATGGGCGTGATCGCGATCCAGGCGGGGGTCGGCCGACGCGTCATCGAGAGCCGGCCGGCCGAGGCCCGCAACGCCCTGGACGCGATCGAGACGACCAGCCGTCAGACGCTGGCCGAGCTGCGCCGGACGCTCACTGCGCTGCGCCGGTCCGATCCGGAGGGAGCGCCGGTCGGCCCGGCGCCCGGCCTCGCGGATCTCGACCGACTGGTCAGCACCGCCGGGGACGCCGGCGTCGAGGTGGCCGTCGAGCGCACCGGCCAGGTCCGTGAGCTGCCGGGCGACCTGGAGCTGTCCGCGTACCGGATCGTCCAGGAGGCCGTGACGAACGTCGTGCGCCACGCCGCCACCGACCGGTGCCGGGTGCTGCTGGACTACCGGGACGACGAGCTGTCGATCGAAGTGCTCGACGACGGGCCGGGCACCGGTGCGTCCGGCAGCGGATACGGCCTGGTCGGGATGCGCGAGCGGGTGACGCTGCTGGACGGACGGTTCGCGGCCGGACCGCGTCCCGAAGGCGGGTTCCGGGTGGCGGCACAGCTCCCGACACCGGTCGACGCATGA
- a CDS encoding PucR family transcriptional regulator has product MTTAPLVATLRRIERASGALATRSVARMDDTLPWFRSLPADQRSWVTLVVQAGIGSLVQWMRSPQMRPKVTGDVFGAAPREMARSVTLQQALAMVKITVEVAEEQAGELAAPGEEAELREAILRYSREIAFATAEVYARAAETRGAWDLRLQALLVDALLRGDPADALASRAAALGWTDLSPVAVVIGTAPNSATVSDSDQIVDSLVHTGRRAGLDVLAGVQGQRLVAVLGGADDPVRATQMLLAEFGPGPIVVGHAVPTLSGAPESARAAEAGWRAVAAWPAAPRPVAAADLLPERVLAGDTEARRRLVSDVYKPLDAAGPTLVETLSVYLDSGGALESTARMLFVHPNTVRYRLRRIGEITGLAPTNPRDAFSLRLALAIGRMHGQS; this is encoded by the coding sequence GTGACCACCGCCCCGCTCGTCGCGACGCTCCGCCGGATCGAACGCGCATCCGGTGCGCTGGCGACCCGCAGCGTGGCGCGGATGGACGACACGCTGCCCTGGTTCCGGTCGCTCCCGGCTGACCAGCGCTCGTGGGTCACGCTGGTCGTGCAGGCCGGTATCGGCTCGCTCGTGCAGTGGATGCGCAGCCCGCAGATGCGCCCGAAGGTGACCGGCGACGTGTTCGGCGCGGCGCCGCGGGAGATGGCCCGGTCGGTGACGCTGCAGCAGGCCCTGGCGATGGTGAAGATCACCGTCGAGGTCGCCGAGGAGCAGGCCGGCGAGTTGGCCGCACCCGGCGAGGAGGCCGAGCTGCGGGAGGCGATACTCCGCTACTCGCGGGAGATCGCGTTCGCGACCGCCGAGGTGTACGCCCGGGCAGCGGAGACCCGCGGAGCCTGGGACCTGCGGCTCCAAGCGCTGCTGGTGGACGCGTTGCTCCGCGGTGACCCGGCGGACGCGCTGGCCAGCCGCGCGGCCGCCCTGGGGTGGACCGATCTGTCGCCGGTGGCGGTGGTGATCGGCACCGCGCCGAACTCCGCGACCGTGAGCGACTCGGACCAGATCGTCGACAGCCTCGTGCACACCGGCCGCCGCGCCGGGCTCGACGTGCTGGCAGGCGTCCAGGGCCAGCGGCTGGTCGCGGTGCTGGGCGGCGCCGACGACCCGGTGCGCGCGACCCAGATGTTGCTGGCCGAGTTCGGGCCGGGGCCGATCGTCGTCGGCCACGCGGTGCCGACGCTCTCCGGCGCACCGGAGTCCGCACGCGCCGCCGAGGCGGGTTGGCGGGCGGTCGCGGCTTGGCCGGCGGCTCCCCGGCCGGTGGCGGCGGCCGATCTGCTGCCCGAGCGCGTCCTCGCCGGCGACACCGAGGCCCGCCGCCGATTGGTGTCCGACGTCTACAAGCCACTGGACGCCGCGGGCCCGACGCTGGTCGAGACGCTCTCGGTCTACCTCGACAGCGGTGGCGCCCTGGAGAGCACCGCACGAATGTTGTTCGTTCACCCCAACACCGTGCGTTACCGGCTGCGGCGGATCGGGGAGATCACCGGCCTGGCGCCGACCAATCCGCGTGATGCGTTCAGTCTGCGGCTGGCGCTCGCGATCGGACGGATGCACGGCCAGTCGTGA
- a CDS encoding LLM class F420-dependent oxidoreductase: MKLAIHYPNFSYPGGNTAVAPLLAATARAADEGGATTFTLMDHWFQMEAMAPATEPMLEGYTGLGFLAGITRKVRLGLLVTGVTYRHPGLLAKTVATLDVLSGGRAMFGIGAAWYEREHHALGVPYPPTAERFERLEETLQITAQMFSDNDGPYQGKHYHLAETICEPKPIQRPNAGRRTGPPVMIGGSGEKKTLKFVAKYGDACNLFAPDVETVAHKIDVLTRHCADEGRDVNEIEKTIITSLDPLGDTDAFLRAMEAYAKVGVEQVWLSPSNTDDPSAWTSQVTERVLPRLRDI, encoded by the coding sequence GTGAAACTTGCGATCCACTATCCGAACTTCTCCTACCCGGGCGGGAACACCGCGGTCGCGCCGTTGCTCGCCGCGACCGCTCGGGCCGCCGACGAGGGTGGCGCGACGACGTTCACGCTGATGGACCACTGGTTCCAGATGGAGGCGATGGCCCCGGCGACCGAGCCGATGCTGGAGGGCTACACCGGACTGGGATTCCTCGCCGGGATCACCCGCAAGGTCCGGCTCGGCCTGCTCGTCACCGGCGTCACCTACCGGCACCCCGGCCTGCTCGCGAAGACCGTCGCCACGCTGGACGTGCTGTCCGGTGGCCGGGCGATGTTCGGCATCGGCGCGGCCTGGTACGAGCGCGAGCACCACGCGCTCGGCGTCCCGTACCCGCCCACCGCGGAGCGATTCGAGCGGCTGGAGGAGACGCTGCAGATCACCGCGCAGATGTTCAGCGACAACGACGGCCCGTACCAGGGCAAGCACTACCACCTCGCCGAGACGATCTGCGAACCCAAACCCATCCAGCGGCCCAACGCCGGTCGACGGACCGGTCCCCCGGTGATGATCGGCGGCTCCGGCGAGAAGAAGACGCTCAAGTTCGTCGCGAAGTACGGCGACGCGTGCAACCTGTTCGCGCCGGACGTCGAGACCGTGGCGCACAAGATCGACGTCCTCACCCGGCACTGCGCGGACGAGGGCCGCGACGTGAACGAGATCGAGAAGACGATCATCACCAGCCTCGATCCGCTCGGCGACACCGACGCGTTCCTCCGCGCGATGGAGGCGTACGCGAAGGTCGGCGTCGAGCAGGTCTGGCTCAGCCCGAGCAACACCGACGACCCGTCCGCCTGGACGAGCCAGGTGACCGAGCGGGTCCTCCCCCGCCTCCGCGACATCTGA
- a CDS encoding alpha/beta hydrolase: MSEMLPGGGAPGRLLRYGDGPDQVAEYYPGTDPTALVLFVHGGFWRARYDRTHARPLAAALSEAGFAVLLPEYRRVGQPGGGWPGTLHDVATAVDELPAAVAPQLPLLVAGHSAGGHLALWAAARHHLPPDAPGARPAAQGIRGVLGLAPVADLASASRLGLGDGATDAFLGGSPADRPDRYAVADPTALPPPGTPVTVLHGLADDIVPTDVVRGYAADGRAEFVLLPGADHFGVITPGSEDWPHVVSALRKLADEAKGAEERQ; encoded by the coding sequence ATGAGTGAGATGTTGCCAGGGGGAGGGGCGCCGGGCCGGCTGCTGCGCTACGGCGACGGTCCGGACCAGGTGGCCGAGTACTACCCGGGCACCGACCCGACGGCGCTGGTGCTGTTCGTCCACGGCGGCTTCTGGCGGGCGCGCTACGACCGGACGCACGCCCGCCCGCTGGCGGCCGCGCTGTCCGAGGCCGGGTTCGCGGTCCTCCTCCCGGAGTACCGCCGCGTAGGGCAGCCCGGCGGCGGGTGGCCCGGCACGCTGCACGACGTCGCCACCGCGGTCGACGAGCTCCCGGCGGCGGTGGCGCCGCAGCTGCCGCTGCTGGTGGCCGGGCACTCCGCCGGTGGGCACCTGGCGCTCTGGGCGGCGGCGCGTCACCACCTGCCACCGGACGCACCCGGCGCCCGCCCCGCAGCGCAGGGGATCCGTGGGGTGCTCGGGCTCGCGCCGGTCGCGGATCTGGCGTCCGCCTCTCGGCTCGGCCTGGGTGACGGCGCGACCGACGCGTTCCTCGGCGGTAGCCCCGCCGACCGTCCCGACCGTTACGCGGTCGCCGACCCGACGGCGCTGCCCCCGCCGGGTACGCCGGTGACCGTGCTGCACGGGCTCGCGGACGACATCGTGCCCACCGACGTCGTCCGGGGGTACGCCGCGGACGGACGGGCCGAGTTCGTCCTCCTGCCCGGCGCGGACCACTTCGGGGTGATCACGCCCGGCTCGGAGGACTGGCCGCACGTCGTCTCGGCGCTGCGAAAGCTGGCCGACGAGGCGAAAGGCGCTGAGGAACGGCAATAA